The genomic region GTCGTAATCCGCTCGAACTCTAAAGAACTGTTAAGATTGAGAAAAAGAGAAATTTCTGTAAATTTGCCGACCCTAGAATTTAAATCATGAGTGCTGCCGTTGCGCCTGAAAAGAAAAAGTTAAAAACACCCCCTCTTGAAATTCACTATCTCGGCGATCGCGTGCTGCGTTCTCCTGCAAAACGAATTGCGAAAGTAGACGATTCCGTGCGCCAGTTAGCGCGAGAGATGCTGCAAACCATGTACACCTCCGATGGAATTGGTTTAGCCGCACCGCAAGTGGCAACCAACAAGCAATTAATCGTCATTGACTGCGAACCGGACGAACCCGCCAATCCCCCTCTCATCCTGATTAATCCTCAAATCAAAAGCTACAGCAAAGAAATGTGCGATGCTCAGGAAGGATGCTTAAGTATTCCCGGCGTTTATTTGGATGTGACGCGCCCCAAAGCCATTGAAGTGGCGTTCAAAGACGAATACGGTCGTCCGCGCCGTCTCAAAGTGACAGAATTGCTTTCCCGTGCCATTCAACACGAAATGGATCACCTCAGTGGCGTTCTCTTTGTCGATCGCGTCACCAACAGTTTAGCTCTCACCGATGAGTTGAAAAAGCACAACTTTTCTGTCAGCGCCGTTCGTCCAATGGTCTAATCTTCGTCAAGTTTGAATGGACGGGGAAAACGTGAAAGCATCACCATGAGGAGAGAAAAAGAATTATGGGAATGACCCCAAAAAGTGGCATTTTTTTAATGGGTTCTTGTATTACCGCGATCGCGGCAGTCGGTTCGATATTTGAGTTGTCTTACGGTCACCCCACCTACGGAATGACAGTAACCGCAATTATTCTCGCCGCCAGCATCCCCGCAAGCGGGCTATTCTTTTGGGCGGCGGTGAAAGACACCAAAGCCAATCAATAAGACCTTCGGGATCAATGGGACACAACAAAAGGCGTGAATGCAGTTCTGCGACAGATATCGAGTCCAGGAGTCACTAATCAACCTCTCCGTTCTTATACCCTAATCCGCGATCGCGAAATAGAGATCGGGCGCGATCCAAAATGTCACATTGCCCTCGATCCCTCCCTTTATACAGGAGTTTCGCGTCGCCACTTCGCCTTACATTCGCGAGAAAATAAATGGGAAATTTGCGATCTCAACAGCGCCAACGGGACGTATCTCAACGGACAGCGCTTGCACCAGCGAAAAATTCTCCATCCCGGCGACTCGATTCGCTTGGGGAAAAATGGCCCGGAATTTGTCTTTGAAATTCAAGCGACTCCTCCCCCATCATCCCTAGACACCGTTACCTTAACCCAACTGTTTCCCATTATTTCCACCGGGCGAGAGTTAACCCAAAAGGCTTATCTCATTCCCGTCGCAATTACGATTTTCTTCGTTGTCCTGCTGTTTGCTTCCATTGGCGAACCCGTTGTTTTCAATCTCTTCTTAGCGGGCTATCTATCCTGTGCAGCATACTATTTTGTCTATCAACTGTGCGGCAAGTCTAAACCTTGGTGGGCGCTATTGGGAACGGGATTGGCAACAGCAGGAATCATTGCCAGCCCCCTTTTAATTGTCTTTATCTTCACCTTCCGCACCCTTCTACCGGGCAGCATTCCCCTCGATGGGGAAACGGTTTCCTTTCCCTCCCTGCTCGTTCGGATGTTTTTTGGGGCGGGGTTAATGGAAGAATTGCTCAAAGCCTTACCCGTCGCGATCGCGTTAGGATTGGGAAAGATCGCGCGATCGCCCCTCAAAGAGCGTTTGGGCGTAACCGAACCCCTCGATGGCATCCTCCTCGGCGCAGCCTCTGCCGTTGGCTTCACGCTCATGGAAACCCTCGGACAATACGTCCCCGCGATCGTCTCCTCCACCGCCCTACAATCGGGAGAAGGAGCCGGTCAATTAGTAGGACTGCAACTGTTAATTCCTCGCATTCTCGGCTCTGTGAGCGGGCATATTGCCTATAGCGGCTATCTCGGCTATTTCATCGGCTTAAGCGTTCTCAAACCCCGCAGGCGCTGGAAAATCTTAGGGGTTGGCTACCTCACTGCGGCTATCCTTCATGCGCTTTGGAATACCATCGGCTACTACTTACCCATTCTCCTCACCGTCGTTGGAGTGACATCCTATGCTTGTTTGGCTGCGGCAATTCTCAAAGCGCGACTACTTTCCCCCACGCGAGAACAAAATTTCGCAACTCGCCTCTATAAGTGAGCGAAGAAGTTGACGAATGTAAGCTCCGTATTTTACAACACTGAATGTTACGTCGTGCTACATTTTCTATTGAGATTGAACAAAAAATTATGGTAACCGGACGCTGCCTTTGCGGAGCAATCGAATATCAAATTGAACTGATTCCCGGACAAGTTTATAGTTGCCACTGCACCCTTTGCCAGAGAGCGCATGGAACTGCTTTTGCAACCCAGGCACTCGCAGTCGGCGATACCCTCAACTTCATTAAAGGAAAGGACAAACTAACCGACTACTTTTCTGGGGGAGGCTACAGAGCTTTTTGTTCGGTTTGCGG from Lusitaniella coriacea LEGE 07157 harbors:
- a CDS encoding GFA family protein, which codes for MLRRATFSIEIEQKIMVTGRCLCGAIEYQIELIPGQVYSCHCTLCQRAHGTAFATQALAVGDTLNFIKGKDKLTDYFSGGGYRAFCSVCGSRLMNYAEDKSQYVSVAVGGIEDNDQICPVANVCIESQRSWATEVKNIPSYKGIPKEVAE
- the def gene encoding peptide deformylase, encoding MSAAVAPEKKKLKTPPLEIHYLGDRVLRSPAKRIAKVDDSVRQLAREMLQTMYTSDGIGLAAPQVATNKQLIVIDCEPDEPANPPLILINPQIKSYSKEMCDAQEGCLSIPGVYLDVTRPKAIEVAFKDEYGRPRRLKVTELLSRAIQHEMDHLSGVLFVDRVTNSLALTDELKKHNFSVSAVRPMV
- a CDS encoding PrsW family glutamic-type intramembrane protease, whose amino-acid sequence is MNAVLRQISSPGVTNQPLRSYTLIRDREIEIGRDPKCHIALDPSLYTGVSRRHFALHSRENKWEICDLNSANGTYLNGQRLHQRKILHPGDSIRLGKNGPEFVFEIQATPPPSSLDTVTLTQLFPIISTGRELTQKAYLIPVAITIFFVVLLFASIGEPVVFNLFLAGYLSCAAYYFVYQLCGKSKPWWALLGTGLATAGIIASPLLIVFIFTFRTLLPGSIPLDGETVSFPSLLVRMFFGAGLMEELLKALPVAIALGLGKIARSPLKERLGVTEPLDGILLGAASAVGFTLMETLGQYVPAIVSSTALQSGEGAGQLVGLQLLIPRILGSVSGHIAYSGYLGYFIGLSVLKPRRRWKILGVGYLTAAILHALWNTIGYYLPILLTVVGVTSYACLAAAILKARLLSPTREQNFATRLYK